In Rubrobacter radiotolerans DSM 5868, a genomic segment contains:
- a CDS encoding YtxH domain-containing protein → MSRKRACPDGAPGVRRQVDVDKKRLGSFIVGGLVGAIAGVLFAPKSGRETRGNLADRAGEARQRSEETYFEARERLRERVSANREAHLRAENAPTASPGGARPSSPEPDERGPEPGTTGEERAGEKPVLRDVSFGREKDVPGPSGAGDRPEELRRKVRETRERLRSRAAQTGPEPQKEPDDDAR, encoded by the coding sequence ATGAGCCGCAAGAGAGCATGCCCGGACGGAGCGCCGGGCGTCAGGAGGCAGGTAGACGTGGACAAGAAGCGGCTCGGCAGCTTTATCGTCGGTGGTCTCGTCGGCGCGATAGCCGGGGTCCTGTTCGCCCCGAAGAGTGGTCGCGAGACGCGGGGCAACCTCGCAGACCGGGCCGGAGAGGCCCGTCAGCGGAGCGAGGAGACCTACTTCGAGGCTCGCGAACGGCTCCGGGAGCGGGTCTCGGCGAACCGGGAGGCGCATCTTCGGGCCGAGAACGCCCCGACCGCCTCTCCGGGAGGCGCCCGGCCGTCCTCTCCGGAGCCGGACGAGCGCGGTCCGGAGCCCGGGACGACCGGGGAGGAGCGCGCCGGCGAGAAGCCGGTGCTGCGGGACGTCTCGTTCGGAAGGGAGAAGGATGTCCCCGGCCCTTCCGGGGCGGGCGACCGTCCGGAGGAGTTGCGGCGCAAGGTCCGCGAGACGCGGGAGAGGCTCCGGTCCAGAGCGGCGCAGACCGGACCGGAGCCCCAAAAGGAGCCCGACGATGATGCGCGGTAG
- a CDS encoding PD40 domain-containing protein, with amino-acid sequence MRSRGFRGRPGPALVVALLALLLFGCTHGDGIPLDPLPTGSGRTELRLGDGTRALSSGPGYKASPAWSPDGERIAFVVDGYVVDRDVGGGPERVWTAKDLGVSRVSWDSRGSLLATLSPQPEEGEERPETRTQQLRRVQAPGGENPGPVSTVLEGALATAPYAGSNEAGTLVAVQSGGGSTLVLVRGGRVARPYPATVRGTVSGMSVSPDGSRVVAASRDETGEYLLTIVGLEDGSATEVLTLPEGEGVIGAPQWAPGGIYYLTGERSGSQSSGSQAEGYTPQRLYLLRSENRDPEPAPGLGSGFVASSIQLSPEGTELAVLGRLGSDAPINVYILDLESSRLRSLTTNEDMEIRNGPEDLAWSPDGENLAVIARGTSPASRTYSAPADSLLEAFYNVYSVPVEQPQDSEERT; translated from the coding sequence ATGCGGTCTAGAGGGTTCCGCGGACGTCCGGGGCCGGCGCTCGTCGTGGCGCTCCTTGCGCTGCTCCTCTTCGGCTGCACGCACGGCGACGGCATCCCCCTCGACCCGCTCCCGACCGGGAGCGGCAGAACGGAGCTGAGGCTCGGGGACGGGACGCGGGCGCTGAGCTCGGGACCGGGGTACAAGGCCTCCCCGGCCTGGAGCCCGGACGGCGAGAGAATAGCCTTCGTCGTTGACGGCTACGTTGTCGACCGGGATGTCGGCGGCGGTCCGGAGCGCGTCTGGACCGCAAAGGACCTCGGCGTCTCGCGCGTGAGCTGGGACTCCCGGGGGAGTCTCCTTGCGACCCTCAGCCCGCAGCCGGAGGAGGGCGAGGAACGTCCCGAGACCCGGACGCAGCAGCTTCGCCGGGTCCAGGCACCGGGCGGCGAGAACCCCGGTCCGGTCTCGACGGTCCTTGAGGGGGCGCTGGCTACAGCACCCTACGCCGGCTCGAACGAGGCAGGTACGCTCGTTGCGGTCCAAAGCGGCGGCGGCAGCACGCTCGTGCTCGTGCGCGGCGGTCGAGTCGCCAGGCCGTACCCGGCTACGGTCCGGGGCACGGTGAGCGGGATGTCCGTCTCGCCGGACGGGAGTCGGGTCGTCGCGGCCTCAAGAGACGAGACCGGCGAGTACCTGCTGACGATCGTCGGCCTTGAGGACGGCTCGGCCACGGAGGTTTTGACCCTGCCGGAGGGAGAGGGCGTGATCGGCGCTCCCCAGTGGGCCCCGGGCGGCATCTACTACCTCACCGGCGAGCGGAGCGGTTCGCAGAGCAGCGGCTCCCAGGCAGAGGGCTACACCCCGCAGAGACTCTACCTGCTGCGCTCGGAGAACCGCGACCCCGAGCCGGCCCCGGGGCTCGGCTCGGGCTTCGTAGCGTCGAGCATCCAGCTCTCGCCAGAGGGCACGGAGCTTGCGGTCCTCGGCAGGCTCGGCTCCGACGCCCCGATAAACGTCTATATCCTCGACCTCGAAAGCTCCCGCCTGCGCTCCCTGACAACGAACGAGGACATGGAGATAAGGAACGGACCGGAAGACCTCGCCTGGTCGCCGGACGGGGAGAACCTCGCCGTGATCGCCCGCGGCACCTCCCCGGCCTCAAGGACCTACTCGGCCCCGGCCGACTCGCTTCTTGAAGCGTTCTACAACGTCTACAGCGTCCCGGTCGAGCAACCGCAGGACTCCGAGGAGAGGACGTGA